Genomic window (Dictyoglomus thermophilum H-6-12):
AGTGATTTATATAACTCATGATCTTGCAACTGCCTATTACATAAGTGATCGCATAGCAATAATGTTAAGAGGGAATATAGTTGAATTAGGCCCTGTGGAAAGGGTGTTATTAAATCCATTACATCCATATACAAAGCTTTTGAAGTCCTCCATTCCTGAGCCCACAGCTGAATTATCCTGGGATGAAGAAGTAAAGCTTACAGTTTTAGAGGAAAAAGAATTTGGTTTGGGAGGGTGTAAATTTGCGTATAGATGTACAGAGGCTAGTGATATTTGTTTCGAGAGAGAACCTATTGAAAGCTTTGTGGACGAGAGAATTGTTAAGTGTCATATGTATTCTTCGCATAAGTTTATTTAAAGCTTAATAAATTTAATAAAAATGAAGGAGGGTAAATTTTATATGAAGTCAAGTAATATTTACTCACCCTTTGATCTGAAATGTGAATTTACTACGAATCCTTTAGGCGTAGACAAGAAGAATCCTATATTTTCATGGAAATTAAGACATTTAGAGAAGAACGAAAAACAAACTGCATATCAAGTAATCGTTTCTAGTTCATTGGAGACAATAAATGATAACATTGGGGATGTCTGGGATACAGGAAAAGTATTATCATCTGAGCAAGTAATTAAGTATGAGGGAAAAGAGTTAGAACCTTGTAAAGTTTATTTTTGGAAAGTTAGATGGTGGGATAGTAAAGATCAGGAAAGTCCTTTCAGTGTAGTTAATACTTTTGAAACTGGGCTTATGAATGAAGAAAATTGGAAAGCAAAATGGATAACCAAAAAGGAACATAAGTATGAAGTTTATTCTCCAGATGGGGCTCCTTTCGGCTTAAATTATACAATAGCTTATGCTCCTATGTTTAGGAAAAGTTTCAGTATTTCTAAAAAAATAAAAAGAGCAAGAGTTTATATAGCGGGTTTAGGGCTCTACGAACTTTATATTAATGGAGAGAGAATTGGGGATAGAGTCCTTGATCCTGGGCAGACTGATTATAAGAAGAGAGTCCTTTATACTGTTTATGATGTCTCAAAAAATATAAGAGATGGTAAGAATGCTATTGGGGTTATCTTAGGAAACGGAAGGTATGTGAAGGAATATGGTTATGATTTTCCCAAATTAATAATACAAGTTCTTGTTGAGTATGAAGATGATTCTATTGAATGGATTGTAAGTGATGAATCTTGGAAAACGACTTATGGACCTATTACTTTAAACAGTTTATATCATGGAGAGATATATGATGGTAGAAAGGAAATAAAAGGATGGAATTTGCCAGATTTTGATGATTCTACGTGGGAGAATGCAATATTAGCAGAACCTCCTGGAGGCAAACTATATTCCGAGATTTACCCACCTATAAGAATAACAAAAACTATTAAACCTATAAAAATGTGGAGTCCAGAACCTGGCACTTATGTTTATGATTTTGGACAAAACTATACTGGATGGATAAAAATAAAAGTAAGAACTAACGAGTCAGGAAAAGAAATAAGAATAAGGCATGCTGAGTTGACCTATGAGGATGGTACCTTAAACTATTCAACAAATAGAACTGCTCTTGCAACAGATGTTTATATCACTAAAGGAGAAGGATACGAAGAATATGAACCAAGATTTACATATCATGGGTTTAGATATGTAGAAATATTAGGGTATCCTGGTGTTCCTACCTTGGAAGATATAGAAGGAAAAGTGGTTCACACAGCGGTAGAATCTAACGGAGAATTTATATGTTCTAATGAGTTAATAAATAAAATTCATCACAATATTATCTGGGGACAGCTTAGTAACTTGATGAGTATCCCTACGGACTGTCCACAAAGAGATGAAAGAATGGGATGGATGGGGGATGCTCAGCTTTCTGCAGAAGAAGCTATTTTTAATTTTGACATGATAGGTTTCTATAGAAAATATCTAAATGATATTAGAGATGCTCAAAAAGAAAATGGTAGTTTATCTGATGTCATACCACCTTATTGGAGCATATATCCTGGTGATCCTGCTTGGAGCACTGCATATATTACTATAGCCTGGTATTTATATCAGTACTATGGAGATAAATATGTTCTTGAGGAACACTATGAAGGATTCAAGAAATATGTAGAGTTTTTGAAAAAATTGGCACCAGATTACATAGTTAGTTTCTATAAATATGGTGATTGGTGTCAACCCGGGACAGTAAGACCTAAGGATAATTCAGGAGAACTAACTTCTACTTTTTATTTTTATCATGATGTCATTACTTTGTCAAAGATAGCAAAACTGTTAGGTAAAGAGGCGGATTATAAATATTATTCAGAACTTGCTGATAAGATAAAGAGCGCCTTTAATAAGAAGTTTCTAAAAGAAAAGGCTTATGCGTCTATTCCAACAGAGTTGAGTGAAGAAAATGTAAAAGCACTCTTAGAAAAGTATCCTGAAGATATAAAAGACTTTCTGAGGCAACAATTTACTATTTTATCGTCTTTAGGGATGTTTACAAGTCAGACTTTGAATACTCTGCCTCTATATTTAAATCTTGTTCCTGAAGATAAGGTGCAAGATGTTTTAAAGACATTATTAGAGGATATTATTATTAGACATGATTATCATCTTGATACAGGAATTGTTGCTACAAGATATATATTTGATGTTCTAACTAGTTATGGGTATGACGAGGTGGCTTATAAAATAGTTAATCAAAAAACATATCCGAGTTTTGGATATATGATCGAAGAGGGTGCTACAACTTTATGGGAAAGATGGGAGAAATTAACATCTACAGGTATGAATTCTCATAATCATATTATGTTTGGTAGTGTAGATGCTTGGTTCTATAGAGTTATTGCTGGAGTAAGAGTAGGAGAGCCAGGGTGGAATAAAATAATATTTGAGCCTCATCCAGTTGGAGATCTAAAGTACGCCAAGGCGAGATTAAATACCATTAAAGGGGAAGTGGAGATAAATTGGCAGAAAACTGAAAATATATTTAGTATGAGGATATCTGTACCAGTGAACTCTGAGGGAGAAGTGCATGTACCTAAGTTGTTTGAGAGATTTGTAGTGAAAGAAGGAGATAATATAATTTATGAAAAAAAGGGTGATCTTGAAGAAAATGAGAAGTATATAGTCATAAGAGTTGGATCCGGATCATACAACTTTTATATGGAAAAGATATAAAACTAAAAATAATTTAAGCTTCTACCTAACAGGGGGATATTTTTATAAATGTCCCCCTGTTTTTAATGGTACTTGGTAAGGATTTAAATACTATTTTAAATAATTAAATATAAGTTCTTTGTAAAAGACCATATTAAAGAAAGTCCTTCTATAAGAAAATAATAGATAAAAAGGAGATATTCAGTTCCTTTTGTTATTGATTTTATTTCTACACCTTTTTATTTTCCATACAGAGCTCCTCACTATTATCTACTCTTATATCCATTTCATATCTCACGTTATGCGCTCTCTTGAATAAAGGTTAAACTTAATCATGGGATTATACATATCAGGAGGAGGAAGGATAAGCCAATTTTAAAATCTTAGCGGTTTTTGAGATGTTGCAATTATAAGGAAGAAGTAATACAGTTATTCTTTATGCTGATGCTTATCTTTATACATATAGGGTGTTTACTATTTTTAATTTTTATAGTATAATGTTATCGTTAACATTAAAATAAAAGTTTTAGGGGGATTTATATTGGTCACCATAAAAGATGTGGCTAAAAAAGCAGGGGTTTCAGTGATGACCGTATCCCGAGTTATTAATGGGAGTAAGAATGTAAAGGAAAGTACTCGGGAGAAGGTTTTGAGGGCGATCGAAGAGTTAGGTTATGTTCCTAATTCAGTAGCAAGGAGTCTTATTTTAAATAAAACTTTAACTATAGGACTTGTAATATCAGATATAACAAACCCATTTTTTACAACCATTGCAAGGGGAGTTGAGGATACTGCAATTTCTAAACATTTTACTGTTATCCTTTGTAATACTGACGAAGATCCAGAAAAAGAAATGATGTATGCTGAGGTTTTAGCTAGGAGTAAAGTTGATGGGGTTATTTATGCCTCTGCCTCTGGCAAAAAAGCTCCTTTAAAATCTTTATTTTTAAAAAAGATTCCTATTGTTTTAATTGATAGAACTATAGAAGGCGTAAATGACTTAGATATTGTAAGAGGAGACAGTGTTTTAGGGGCTTACCTTCTTACTAAACATTTAATTGATTTAGGACATAGAAGAATTGGAATTATTGTAGGAAGTCATTTTATTTCAACAGCAAGGGACAGAATAGAAGGATATAAAAAAGCTCTTAATGAGGCAAATATACCGATAGATGAATCATTAATTAAGATCAATGAAAACTCTAAGTTTTCTAAAGAGGATGGCTATAGATTAACTAAGGAACTTTTGAATTTGGAAAATCCTCCTACTGCCATTTTTGGAGGAAACAACCTTATGGCTGTAGGAGCACTTCTTGCGATAAGAGAAAGAGGATTAGAGATACCTGAAGATATCTCTCTTGTCTCTTTTGATGATATTGAAAGTTTATCAGAAGTCTATCCTTTTTTAACGGTTGTTAAACAACCTGCTTATACTATGGGGGTTATTGCTACGGAGATTTTAATAAGGAGAATAGAGAACAGAGATAAAATTAAGGAAAAAAGAGAGATACTTCTTACCCCTGAGTTAATCATAAGAAAGTCAACTGCTCCACCCAAAAGAAAAATATAGATAGAGGGGAGGAATTTATAATGAACAGGATTTTTCCTGTGAGAGTTGGAGAAAAAAGGTTTATTGAGGAATATCCTAAGGTGGGAATTCGTCCAACCATCGATGGTAGATATGGAGGAGTAAGAGAATCGTTGGAAGAACAAACCATGAATTTAGCCAAGGCTGTTGCTGAATTTATTGAAAACAATGTTTATTTACCCAATGGAGAGAAAGTTAAATGTGTGATTCCTCAAAGGTGCATTGGAGGGGTAGCTGAAGCAAGAATGGCGGATGAGTTGTTTAGAAAAGAAGGAGTAGGAGTTTCTATTACTGTTACACCCTGCTGGTGTTATGGCGCAGAAACCATGGAGATGAGTCTGGATGTACCGAAAGCAGTGTGGGGATTTAATGGGACAGAAAGGCCTGGGGCTGTTTACTTGGCGGCTGTTTCTGCTGCGCATAATCAGAAGGGTCTACCTATATTTAAGATCTATGGAAAAGATGTACAGGATAAAGATGATTACAGTATACCTTCAGATGTAAAAGAAAAGATTTTAAAGTTCGTCAAAAGCGCTCTTGCAGTAGCAATTATGAAGAATAAATCTTATCTTTCTATCGGTAGTGTTTCCATGGGTATTGCTGGATCTATTGTAGATCCTGACTTCTTTGAAGATTATTTGGGGATGAGAGTTGAATATGTGGATATGACGGAGATTATTAGGAGAATAGAGAGAAAAATTTATGATGAAGAAGAATTTAAGAGGGCAATGGAGTGGGTGAAGAAATATTGTAAGGAGGGAGAGGATCCCAATCCTCCTGATAAGAGGGTTGATGAAAAGAAGAAGCAAGAGGTTTGGGAATTTGTAGTTAAGATGACTTTAATTATAAGAGATTTAATGGTAGGAAATAAAAAGTTAGAGGAATTAGGTTATCCTGAAGAAAGCTTGGGTCACAACGCAATAGTTGCAGGCTTTCAAGGACAACGTCAATGGACAGATCATTTCCCTAATGGTGATTTTACAGAGGCAATTTTAAATACTTCTTTTGATTGGAATGGGCTTAGACAGCCATATATATTGGCTACAGAGAATG
Coding sequences:
- a CDS encoding alpha-L-rhamnosidase — encoded protein: MKSSNIYSPFDLKCEFTTNPLGVDKKNPIFSWKLRHLEKNEKQTAYQVIVSSSLETINDNIGDVWDTGKVLSSEQVIKYEGKELEPCKVYFWKVRWWDSKDQESPFSVVNTFETGLMNEENWKAKWITKKEHKYEVYSPDGAPFGLNYTIAYAPMFRKSFSISKKIKRARVYIAGLGLYELYINGERIGDRVLDPGQTDYKKRVLYTVYDVSKNIRDGKNAIGVILGNGRYVKEYGYDFPKLIIQVLVEYEDDSIEWIVSDESWKTTYGPITLNSLYHGEIYDGRKEIKGWNLPDFDDSTWENAILAEPPGGKLYSEIYPPIRITKTIKPIKMWSPEPGTYVYDFGQNYTGWIKIKVRTNESGKEIRIRHAELTYEDGTLNYSTNRTALATDVYITKGEGYEEYEPRFTYHGFRYVEILGYPGVPTLEDIEGKVVHTAVESNGEFICSNELINKIHHNIIWGQLSNLMSIPTDCPQRDERMGWMGDAQLSAEEAIFNFDMIGFYRKYLNDIRDAQKENGSLSDVIPPYWSIYPGDPAWSTAYITIAWYLYQYYGDKYVLEEHYEGFKKYVEFLKKLAPDYIVSFYKYGDWCQPGTVRPKDNSGELTSTFYFYHDVITLSKIAKLLGKEADYKYYSELADKIKSAFNKKFLKEKAYASIPTELSEENVKALLEKYPEDIKDFLRQQFTILSSLGMFTSQTLNTLPLYLNLVPEDKVQDVLKTLLEDIIIRHDYHLDTGIVATRYIFDVLTSYGYDEVAYKIVNQKTYPSFGYMIEEGATTLWERWEKLTSTGMNSHNHIMFGSVDAWFYRVIAGVRVGEPGWNKIIFEPHPVGDLKYAKARLNTIKGEVEINWQKTENIFSMRISVPVNSEGEVHVPKLFERFVVKEGDNIIYEKKGDLEENEKYIVIRVGSGSYNFYMEKI
- a CDS encoding LacI family DNA-binding transcriptional regulator translates to MVTIKDVAKKAGVSVMTVSRVINGSKNVKESTREKVLRAIEELGYVPNSVARSLILNKTLTIGLVISDITNPFFTTIARGVEDTAISKHFTVILCNTDEDPEKEMMYAEVLARSKVDGVIYASASGKKAPLKSLFLKKIPIVLIDRTIEGVNDLDIVRGDSVLGAYLLTKHLIDLGHRRIGIIVGSHFISTARDRIEGYKKALNEANIPIDESLIKINENSKFSKEDGYRLTKELLNLENPPTAIFGGNNLMAVGALLAIRERGLEIPEDISLVSFDDIESLSEVYPFLTVVKQPAYTMGVIATEILIRRIENRDKIKEKREILLTPELIIRKSTAPPKRKI
- a CDS encoding L-fucose isomerase, with amino-acid sequence MNRIFPVRVGEKRFIEEYPKVGIRPTIDGRYGGVRESLEEQTMNLAKAVAEFIENNVYLPNGEKVKCVIPQRCIGGVAEARMADELFRKEGVGVSITVTPCWCYGAETMEMSLDVPKAVWGFNGTERPGAVYLAAVSAAHNQKGLPIFKIYGKDVQDKDDYSIPSDVKEKILKFVKSALAVAIMKNKSYLSIGSVSMGIAGSIVDPDFFEDYLGMRVEYVDMTEIIRRIERKIYDEEEFKRAMEWVKKYCKEGEDPNPPDKRVDEKKKQEVWEFVVKMTLIIRDLMVGNKKLEELGYPEESLGHNAIVAGFQGQRQWTDHFPNGDFTEAILNTSFDWNGLRQPYILATENDSLNGVVMLFGHLLTNTAQIFADVRTYWSPEAIYRVTGWKPEGLAQNGIIHLINSGPAALDGTGQQEIEGRPAIKPFWEISDEEVIKCLDATKFCYANLGYFRGGGFSTKFITRGGMPITISRLNIVKGLGPVLQIAEGYTVELPPHVHEILDRRTDPTWPTTWFVPKLTGKGAFKSVYSVMENWGANHCAITYGHVGDLFITLASILRIPVNMHNVEEERIFRPSAWSMFGTEDLEGADFRACVNFGPLYKKVAK